In Alphaproteobacteria bacterium, the genomic window CCAAGGTCGCCAACATCGCCGCCGGACTGCCCTTCGTCGATGTGCTGGCGGCCGGCGTGCTGGCCCGCTTTGGTTCGTCTCTCGATCTCGCCCAGGTAACCATCCTGTTGCCCACGCGCCGGGCCTGTCGCAGTTTGGCCGAGGCATTCCTGCGCCAAAGTGCCGGACAGGCTTTGTTGCTGCCGGTCATCCAGCCCATCGGCGAGGTCGATGCCGAGGAATTGCTGCTGGAAAGCGAGGAGCTCTGGTACCAGGCGGCGGCCGGCGAGCGCCCGATCTCGGGGCTCAGGCGCCAGTTGTTGCTGAGCCGGCTGATCATGGCCCGCGATCCCGGCAAGCTCGATGCCGCCCAGGCCGCCGGTTTGGCCCATGAGCTGGCCAGCCTGATCGACCAGATGCAGACCGAAAGGCTCGAATTCGCGGCGCTCGGCGACATCGTACCGGCCGAGCTGGCCGAGCACTGGCAACTGACGCTCGATTTCCTGGCCATCGTCACCGAGACCTGGCCCGGCGTGCTGGCGGACGAACAGGCCAGCGACCCGGCGGCCTACCGCAACCGGCTGATTGAGGCCCGCACCCGGGCCTGGCGGGACAATCCGCCGGAGGCCCCGGTAATCGCCGCCGGATCGACCGGCAGCATTCCCGCCAGCGCCGATCTCTTGCACTGCGTCGCCCGCCTGCCGGCCGGCACCGTGGTGCTGCCGGGCCTCGACCAAGGGCTCGACGAGGCGGCCTGGCAGACGCTTGATGACGACCCCGGCCACCCCCAGTTCGGCCTCAAGCGACTGCTCGCGCATCTGGGCGTCGAGCGCACCGACGTGGTGCCCTGGACCGAGCATCAGCCGGCCACCCCGGCTGAGCGCCTGCGGCTCATCTCCGAGGCCCTCAAGCCGGCCCCGGCGACAGCCGGCTGGCCGCGGGTGGCGGCGCCGGACGAAGGCGCGCTGGCGGGCTTCGAACGCCTGGACTGCCCGGCGCCCTTGGAAGAAGCCCGCACCATCGCAATCCTGCTGCGCCAGGCCCTGGAGCAGCCCGGCCAGACCGCCGCCCTGGTGACGCCGGACCGCGGCCTGGCCCGGCGGGTGGCGGCCGAGCTCGGACGCTGGGAGCTGGAGGTCGATGATTCGGCCGGCCTGCCGCTGGCCGCCACGCCGCCCGGCGTCTTCTTGCGTCTGGCGGCGGCGCTGCTGGCCGAGCAGGCGGCACCGTTGTCCCTGCTGGCGGCGCTCAAGCATCCGCTGGCCGCCGGCGGCCTCGAGCGCGGCGAATTCCTGCGCCGGCTGCGCCGCCTCGAGCGCCTGGTGCTGCGCGGCCCCCGGCCGGCCGCCGGTTTTGCCGGCCTGCGTGCCGCCTTGGCGGACCAGGATGCCGAGCTGGATGCCTGGCTCGCCCAGCTCGAAGCCCTGGTGGCGCCCCAGACGGCACTGCTGGCCACTGAAGCCAGGCTGGGCGAGTTGCTGGCCGGCCACGTCGCCATCGCCGAGGCCCTGGCGGCCACGGCCGAGGATCCCGGTGCCCAACGCCTGTGGGCCGGCGAGGCCGGCGAGGCGGCGGCGCGATTTGTCGCCGAACTGGCCCAAGCGGCCGAGACCTTGCCGGCCATCGCGGGAGAGACCTACGCGGCGCTATTCGACACCTTGTTGGCCGGCCAGGCGGTGCGGCCGCGCCATGGCCGCCATCCCCGGCTTTTCATCTGGGGGCTTTTGGAGGCGCGGCTGCAAAGCGCCGACCTGATCGTGTTGGGCGGCCTCAACGAAGGCACCTGGCCACCGGCGCCGCGACCCGACCCCTGGCTCAGCCGGCCCATGCGGGCAAGCCTCGGTCTGCCCGCGCCGGAACGCCGCATCGGCCTGACGGCGCACGACTTCGTGCAGGCGGCGTCCGCTCCCCGCGTGGTACTGACGCGGGCCGACAAGGTCGATGGCACGCCCACCGTGCCCTCGCGCTGGCTGTTGCGCATCCAAGCCTTCCTGGCCGGCCGCAACGTGCCCTGGGCCGATCCGGCGGCGCTGCCTTGGCTCTATTGGCAGGACCAGCTCGACGGGCCGAGCCACGTCTCCAAGCCGGCCGCTCCGCCGGCCCCCCGGCCGCCACTGGCGGCCCGGCCGCGGGCGCTGGCGGTAACCGATATCGAGACCTGGATCCGCGACCCCTACGCGCTTTATGCCAAGCGGCTGCTTGGCCTCAAGCCGCTGCTGCCCATCGATGCCGACCCCGGGGCGGCCGAGCGTGGTGTCATGATCCACCAGGCCCTTGACCACTTCCTCGAACGCCACCCCGCCGGCCTTCCCGAAAACGCCCTCGACGAGCTGCTCGAATGCGGCCGCCAGGCCTTTGGCGAGGCCCTGGCCCGGCCTGGCGTGCTGGCCTTCTGGTGGCCCCGCTTCGAGCGCATCGCGGCCTGGCTGGTGGCCCAACTCGAGGACCTGGCGAGGGCCGGACGGCAGCCGGCGGCGCGCGAGGTGAGCGGCGAATTCCGGCTGCCCGACCACGACTTCAACATCCGCGCCAAGGCCGACCGCATCGACCGCCTGGACGACGGCAGCCTGGCCATCGTCGACTACAAAACCGGCGCCCTGCCCAAGGCGCGTGATATCAAGTCCGGCACCACCCCCCAGCTCGCCCTGGAGGCGCTGATCGCCGCGGCCGGCGGTTTCGCCGGGCTCGAGCCGGCCGAGGTCACGCTGCTTTCGCACTGGCGCCTCTCGGGCGGCGACCCGGCCGGCGAAGTCAGCGACGTCAAGGGCGACACGGCCGAGCTGTTGGCCACCACCCGCCAGGGCATCGAACGCCTGGTGGCAGCCTACGACGACGACGCCACGCCCTATCGGGCCAAGCCGCGGCCGGCGCTGGCGCCGCGTTGGGCCGATTACGACCACCTGGCGAGGGTGCGCGAATGGTCGGGCGGCGATAGCGCCGGCCCGGCGACCCTGGCCACCCCGACCACCCCGGCCACTCCAGCCACTCCAGCCCCTGTGGCAACGCCCGCGCAACCGGCCTCTGCCAACTCGGGCGGTGGCGGCGGCGGCGCCACGCCGGACCAGCGCCAGGCGGCCCAGCCCGAGACCTCGGTCTGGGTCTCGGCCTCGGCCGGCACCGGCAAGACCCGGGTGCTGACCGACCGTGTGCTGCACCTGATGCTGGCCGGCACCCGGCCCGAGAATATTCTTTGCTTGACCTTCACCAAGGCGGCCGCGGCCGAAATGGCGAACCGGCTCAACCAACGTCTCGGGCGCTGGGCCATGCTGGGCGACGAGGCCCTGTCGGCAGAGCTCGCGAGCCTCGGCGGGCAAGCCCCCGATGACGACCAGCTGGCTACTGCGCGGCGGCTTTTTGCCAACGTCCTCGACGCCCGCGGCGGCCTCAAGATCCAGACCATTCATGCCTTTTGCGAGTCCCTTCTCGGCCGTTTCCCGCTCGAGGCCGAGCTCATGCCCCACTTCCAAGCCATGGATGAGCGCAGCGCCGCCGAGCATCTGGGGGCGGCCCGCGACGCCGTCCTGGCGGCTGCCGCCGGTGGCCCGCTCGAGGCCGAACTGGCCCAGGTCACGGGCCAGGTGGGCGAGGACGACTTCGCCGGCCTGTTGCACGAGTTGGCCTCCAACCGCGGGCGCTGGGGCCGCATGATGGCAACCTCGGGCGGCCCCGACGGCGTCGTGACCCGGGTCCGCCAGGCGCTCGAACTCGAACCCGGAGACAGCGTCGAAAGCTTGCGTTTGGCGGCCTGCGAGGATGGCGAAATCGCCGGCGCCGACCTCAGGCGCGTGGCCACGGCCCAGCTTGGCGCCAGCGCCAGCGCCAGCGATCAGGCCCGTGGCGCGGCCATCGAAGCCTGGCTGGCCGCCGACGCCGCGGGCCGGGCGGCAGGCTTTGACGACTACCTCGGCACGTTCTTCACCAAGGCCGGCGAACCGCGCAAAACGCTGATCAACAAAGCCGCGCTAGAGCGCGAGCCCGAAGGGGCCGACGTGTTGGGGCGGGAGGTGGCCCGCCTGGCCGCTGTGATCGAGCGCTGCCACGCCGCCCACGTGGCGGCCTCGACGGCGGCGCTGCTGGCCTTGGGCGAGGCCTTGCTGGCGGCTTACGAGGCCGCCAAGCGGCGCCATGGGCTGTTGGATTACGACGACCTTATCCTGGCCACCCGCGACATGCTGCAACGCCCCGGCAGCGCCCAATGGGTGCTCTACAAACTCGATTCTGGCCTCGATCACATCCTTATCGACGAGGCCCAAGACACAAATCCCGAACAATGGCAGGTGGTAGCGGCACTGGCCGAGGAGTTCTTCACCGGCCTAGGCGCCCGAGAGCGGGTTCGCACCGTCTTCGCAGTGGGCGACGCCAAGCAGTCGATCTACAGCTTCCAACGCGCCGACCCCGAAGGTTTCGTGACCTGGCGCGACCACTTCGCCGGCCTTGCCGAGAACGCCGGTGGGCTCTGGGATCGGGTCGATCTGGAAAAGTCGTTCCGCTCCAACCAGGCCGTGTTGGCCGCCGTGGACGCCGTCTTCGCCCAGCCCGAGGCGCAGGACGGGCTGTTGTTCGGCGAGCAGGGAATCCGGCATGAAACCGACCGCCTCGACCAGGCAGGACTGGTCGAGGTCTGGCCCCTCGAGTTGCCGGTAAAGGAAGGGCCCGAAGATCCCTGGATGCCGGCCGTTGATCAACAGGCCCGGCCCAGCCCCGAGGTGCGCCTGGCCGGACGCATCGCCGACCGCCTGGCCGGCTGGCTGGCTGCCGGCGAGCAACTACCATCGCGCGGCCGGGCGCTACGCCCGGGCGACGTGATGATCCTGGTGCAGCGTCGCAACCTCTTCTTCGAGGAGATGGTGCGGGCGCTGAAGCAGCGCGGCGTGCCGGTGGCCGGCGCCGACCGCATGGTGCTGAGCGATCAGCTGGCGGTCATGGACCTGGTGGCGCTGGGCCGGTTCGTGCTGCTGCCCGACGACGATCTCAGCCTGGCCGAGGTGCTCAAGAGCCCGCTGGTGGGCCTCGACGACGAGGCTCTTTTCGCCCTGGCCTGGCAACGCCCGGGCTCGCTCTGGCAGGCCCTGGCTACGAGGCGCGGCGAGCAGCCGGCCTGGCGGGAAGCCTGGCAATTCCTCTCCGGCCTGCTGGCCGCTGCCGATTATGTGCCGCCCTATGAATTCTACGCCGCGCTTTTGGGTCCGGGCGGTGCCCGCCAGCGCCTCAAGGCCCGGCTGGGCAGCGAGGTCAACGACCCGATCGACGAATTCCTGGCGCTGGCGCTCGATTTCGAGCGCCTCCATGCGCCGGCGCTGGAGGCCTTCTTGCACTGGCTGACGGCCGGCGAAGCCCAGGTCAAGCGCGACCTGGAGCTGGGCCGCGACGAGGTCCGGGTGCTCACCGTGCACGGCGCCAAGGGCCTGCAGGCGCCCGTGGTCTTCCTGCCCGACAGCTGCCGGGTGCCCAGCCAAGACGACCGTTTGCTCTGGCTCGAGGATGATGAGCCGGGGGCGGGGGTCGGAGCGAGAGAGATCCTGCTCTGGCCGGTGCGCCGCAAGTACGAGGTGGGTGCCGCCGATAAGGCCCGCCAAGCCGCCCGCCAAAGCCGCTTGCGCGAGTACCGGCGGCTCTTGTACGTCGCCATGACGCGGGCCGAGGATCGGCTCTACGTGGCCGGCTGGGAGACCAGCCAGGGCCGCGGCGAGGGTTGCTGGTACGACCTGGTTTGGCAGGGGCTGGAGGGCAAGGCGGAACGCCACGGCAGCGAGTGGGGCGAAATGCTGAGGCTGGAGGGGGCGCAGGGGCCCGACCCGGACCGCCTGGAAAAGCTTGAACCGCTGGGCCCCTCTGGCCGCTCGCTGCCGGACTGGGCGACCAGGCCACCGGCCGCCGAGCCCCGGCCGCCGGCACCGCTGGCACCTTCACGGCCAGACCCCGAGCCAACCGTGCGGGCACCGCTGGAAGCCGACGATGGCGGGCGCTTTCGCCGCGGCAATCTGGTGCATCGCTTGCTGCAAAGCCTGCCCGAGGTGGCGCCCGCGGAACGCCGGCCGGCGGCCGCCCGGCTGCTCGAGGTCCTGGCGCCCGAACTGGCGGCCGAGGCCCGCGCCGCCATCGCCGAGGAAACCATCACGGTGCTCGAGGAGCCTGGATTTGCGGCCCTTTTCGGGCCGGGATCAAGGGCCGAGGTGGCCGTGACGGCGCGGCTCGGCGACCAGATCCTGGCGGGCCAGGTGGATCGCCTGTGCGTGGCCGAAAACGAGGTGCTGCTGGTCGATTACAAGACCAACCGGCCGCCGCCCCGGAGCGTCGCCGCGGTGGCACCGGCCTATCTGCGGCAATTGGCCGCCTATCGGGCGGCCCTTGAAATAATTTATCCAGACAGAACAATCCGTTGCGCGCTTCTCTGGACGGACGGGCCGAGACTGATGGAAATCAATCCCGATATTCTCGCGCACTGGATGCCTTGACGCGCCCCAAAGGCGACGCTTAGATGATTTCGACCGGTCGGGCTCGGTGACACAACGAGCCATAATAATCGCTCCTGCGGGAAAACAGGTTACGGGAGCCCACGATGAGCATTACCCACGTCAGCGACGACTCTTTCGAGAGCGACGTGCTGAAATCTCCGCAGCCGGTGTTGGTCGACTACTGGGCGGAATGGTGCGGCCCCTGCAAGCAGATCGCACCTGCGCTGGAAGAGATTGCCGACGAGATGGACCAGAGCGTCACCGTCGCCAAGCTCAACATCGACGACAATCCCGTGACGCCGACCAAGTTCGGCGTGCGCGGCATCCCGACGCTGATGCTGTTCAAGGACGGCCAGGTCGCAGCCACCAAGGTCGGCGCCCTGCCCAAAGGCAAACTGGTCGAGTGGATCGAATCCGTCCTCTAACCCGCACGCCCCCATGGCGGGCTTTTTGATTTTTTTCGTTTGAGCGCCCTTTTCTTTCTCCCTCCCCCTTGATGGGGGAGGGCAAGGGAGGGGGTGTTTTTCTTAGAGCTCCCTGAGCACCGGTGCCGGTCTCTGGCCCAGCGTGCGCCAGGTGCCGATGAGGCCGAAGGCCACCGTCACGGCCAGGCCGCCGGCCGCTGTCAGGACCACCGCCAACGGCGTGAACACCCATTCGCCGGCCATCACCATGGTGACCATCGACCAGGCGGCGACCGAGCCGATGAGCGCCGCCACCAGGGCCGTGACCAGGCCCAGGATGGCGAATTCCAGAACCTGGGCGCTGAGCACGTCGCGCCGCGTCGCCCCCAGCACCTTGAGGATGACGGCCTCGTGCAGGCGGCGGCGCTGGCCCACGGCGACGGCTCCGGCCAGCACCAATAGGCCGGCCGCCAGCGTGACCACGGCCATCACCCGGGTGGCCGCGACGATGCGCTCGAATAGCTGCGTCACGGTCTTCAGCACGTTGCGCACGCGTACCGCCGAGATGTTGGGAAAGCGCTGGGTGATGGATTTGTAGAGCGCTTCCTCGCGGGCCGGCAGGGCGCTGGCCGAGGCGACGTGGACCTGGGGCGCGCCCTCCAGCGTGCCCGGCGCGAAGATGACGACGAAGTCGAGGCGCATGCGCGACCAGTCGATGGTGCGCAAGTTGGCGATTTCGGCGGTGATGCGGCGGCCCAGCACGTTGAAGCTGAGCCTCTCGCCGACGCCGACGCCGATGCCCTCGGCAATGCGGGCGCCCAGCGAGATCAGCGGCGGTCCGGCATAGTCCTCGGGCCACCATTTGCCCGCCGTCAGCTCGGTGTCGGCCGGCATCTTGGCGAGATAGGTAAAGCCGCGCTCGCCCTGGGTGAACCATTCGGCCTGGGG contains:
- the trxA gene encoding thioredoxin TrxA → MSITHVSDDSFESDVLKSPQPVLVDYWAEWCGPCKQIAPALEEIADEMDQSVTVAKLNIDDNPVTPTKFGVRGIPTLMLFKDGQVAATKVGALPKGKLVEWIESVL
- the addA gene encoding double-strand break repair helicase AddA, with the protein product MATPAQPASANSGGGGGGATPDQRQAAQPETSVWVSASAGTGKTRVLTDRVLHLMLAGTRPENILCLTFTKAAAAEMANRLNQRLGRWAMLGDEALSAELASLGGQAPDDDQLATARRLFANVLDARGGLKIQTIHAFCESLLGRFPLEAELMPHFQAMDERSAAEHLGAARDAVLAAAAGGPLEAELAQVTGQVGEDDFAGLLHELASNRGRWGRMMATSGGPDGVVTRVRQALELEPGDSVESLRLAACEDGEIAGADLRRVATAQLGASASASDQARGAAIEAWLAADAAGRAAGFDDYLGTFFTKAGEPRKTLINKAALEREPEGADVLGREVARLAAVIERCHAAHVAASTAALLALGEALLAAYEAAKRRHGLLDYDDLILATRDMLQRPGSAQWVLYKLDSGLDHILIDEAQDTNPEQWQVVAALAEEFFTGLGARERVRTVFAVGDAKQSIYSFQRADPEGFVTWRDHFAGLAENAGGLWDRVDLEKSFRSNQAVLAAVDAVFAQPEAQDGLLFGEQGIRHETDRLDQAGLVEVWPLELPVKEGPEDPWMPAVDQQARPSPEVRLAGRIADRLAGWLAAGEQLPSRGRALRPGDVMILVQRRNLFFEEMVRALKQRGVPVAGADRMVLSDQLAVMDLVALGRFVLLPDDDLSLAEVLKSPLVGLDDEALFALAWQRPGSLWQALATRRGEQPAWREAWQFLSGLLAAADYVPPYEFYAALLGPGGARQRLKARLGSEVNDPIDEFLALALDFERLHAPALEAFLHWLTAGEAQVKRDLELGRDEVRVLTVHGAKGLQAPVVFLPDSCRVPSQDDRLLWLEDDEPGAGVGAREILLWPVRRKYEVGAADKARQAARQSRLREYRRLLYVAMTRAEDRLYVAGWETSQGRGEGCWYDLVWQGLEGKAERHGSEWGEMLRLEGAQGPDPDRLEKLEPLGPSGRSLPDWATRPPAAEPRPPAPLAPSRPDPEPTVRAPLEADDGGRFRRGNLVHRLLQSLPEVAPAERRPAAARLLEVLAPELAAEARAAIAEETITVLEEPGFAALFGPGSRAEVAVTARLGDQILAGQVDRLCVAENEVLLVDYKTNRPPPRSVAAVAPAYLRQLAAYRAALEIIYPDRTIRCALLWTDGPRLMEINPDILAHWMP